Proteins encoded by one window of Cyclobacteriaceae bacterium:
- a CDS encoding TolC family protein codes for MKAKKIINTLRDLCAFFAASALNFFTQRTQRLSLSAQRGFVIYLIIIAHFAQAQSIADYLQIAGANNPALKAKYSEYYSALEKLPQAGTLPDPELSFAMFISKEGLYMERFMGQQLSDISVMQMFPWFGSLNAAKNEATYMAQMKFASFQEAKINLFHDVRSVWFKLYQIDQDLKLLEQEKEILKTYEQLALTRFKTGTSGSANPMSTNTATPTTSTPASGGMSGMSMGGNTTPASSTNTSSSMGGMQGGSSGSMVDVLLIQLQMKELETRIEILKASRKPLATRFNNLLNRSSSEPITIADTLTSVQLPASLSIIQDSVVQNHPMVKMYAWDEKAREAQQRMATLMGRPMIGVGVTYMVFRPRQDELMNVSMGGDNMFMPMVTMTLPIYRKKYTAQRKEAEYLYQSASQNKEAAKLDLLSELEQRLNEYENNNRQLQLLDEQITITHQAIRLMTTAYSTGTRNMEEILRLRQTLLNYQQQQNSSITEQHITVSGITKLMGIN; via the coding sequence ATGAAAGCAAAAAAAATTATTAATACACTCCGCGACCTCTGCGCATTCTTTGCGGCCTCTGCGTTAAATTTTTTCACGCAAAGAACGCAAAGACTCTCGCTAAGTGCACAAAGGGGGTTTGTCATTTATTTGATAATCATCGCTCATTTTGCGCAAGCGCAATCGATCGCTGATTATTTACAAATAGCCGGAGCAAACAATCCAGCACTCAAGGCCAAATACAGCGAATACTACTCCGCCCTGGAAAAATTGCCGCAGGCCGGAACGTTACCTGATCCTGAGTTATCGTTTGCCATGTTCATCTCCAAAGAAGGGTTGTACATGGAACGTTTCATGGGGCAGCAGCTATCTGATATTTCCGTCATGCAAATGTTTCCGTGGTTTGGATCTTTAAATGCCGCAAAAAACGAAGCTACCTACATGGCACAGATGAAGTTTGCTTCGTTCCAGGAAGCGAAGATTAATCTCTTTCATGATGTACGCAGTGTTTGGTTCAAACTCTACCAAATCGACCAAGACCTGAAATTACTTGAACAGGAAAAAGAAATACTAAAAACATATGAGCAACTGGCACTCACCCGCTTTAAAACCGGAACAAGTGGAAGTGCCAATCCCATGAGCACAAACACAGCAACCCCAACCACATCAACGCCTGCATCAGGAGGCATGAGTGGTATGAGCATGGGCGGCAATACAACACCTGCTTCCTCAACCAACACATCTTCCAGTATGGGCGGCATGCAGGGCGGATCGTCTGGTTCCATGGTGGATGTTCTACTCATTCAACTGCAGATGAAAGAATTGGAAACACGAATTGAAATTCTAAAAGCTTCGCGCAAGCCATTGGCAACCCGCTTCAACAATTTGCTGAATCGTTCCTCATCCGAACCCATTACTATAGCCGATACGTTAACATCCGTTCAATTGCCGGCATCCCTTTCCATCATTCAAGACTCTGTCGTTCAAAACCACCCTATGGTGAAGATGTATGCGTGGGATGAAAAGGCTCGTGAAGCACAGCAGCGTATGGCAACACTAATGGGGCGCCCGATGATTGGTGTGGGTGTAACGTATATGGTGTTTCGTCCGCGGCAAGACGAACTGATGAACGTGTCCATGGGTGGTGACAATATGTTTATGCCTATGGTAACGATGACGTTGCCAATCTACCGCAAGAAGTACACCGCGCAACGAAAAGAAGCTGAATATCTCTATCAGTCGGCTTCACAAAATAAAGAAGCTGCCAAACTGGATTTACTGAGCGAGCTAGAACAACGGCTGAATGAATACGAAAACAACAACAGGCAATTGCAGTTGCTGGATGAGCAGATCACGATTACGCATCAGGCTATCCGACTGATGACAACTGCATACAGTACAGGCACCCGTAACATGGAAGAAATATTACGACTGCGGCAAACATTATTGAATTATCAGCAACAACAGAATAGTTCAATTACAGAACAACATATAACGGTATCGGGAATTACAAAACTAATGGGAATAAACTGA
- a CDS encoding Ig-like domain-containing protein: protein MKTARFFTFLALLTMGLSACDEGIEDKIPVEFFMIQLNPDDIFLYPGSEYGVRLDPLVNDSIKVEVTISYSTPSFGTLTFIQNEGWFYKPNEGFTGIDNIIYTVCYKAECYSASITLYVEEPLDIANCTTVVNHEEVTTERNQPIGIPIFQNDVACPYQGSSIFAPTKGTFTTYTYSGSFKNIVYVYYPPKNFIGTDQFKYRLFTSDGYVEGICTITITE, encoded by the coding sequence ATGAAAACAGCACGTTTTTTCACTTTCCTGGCCCTGTTAACGATGGGCCTGAGTGCCTGCGATGAGGGGATTGAAGACAAGATTCCGGTAGAATTTTTTATGATTCAGCTTAACCCGGACGACATTTTCCTCTACCCCGGAAGTGAATATGGTGTACGGCTCGATCCGCTCGTAAACGACAGCATTAAAGTGGAAGTAACCATTTCCTACAGCACGCCTTCTTTTGGTACCCTCACCTTTATTCAAAATGAAGGCTGGTTTTACAAACCCAACGAAGGGTTTACCGGCATCGACAATATTATTTACACAGTATGTTATAAAGCGGAGTGTTACTCTGCTTCCATTACCCTATACGTTGAGGAGCCTCTTGATATCGCCAACTGTACCACGGTGGTTAATCATGAAGAAGTAACGACTGAACGCAACCAACCCATCGGCATACCCATATTTCAAAATGATGTGGCGTGTCCGTATCAGGGCAGTTCCATTTTTGCACCCACAAAGGGAACATTTACGACATACACGTATTCCGGCAGCTTTAAAAACATTGTTTATGTGTACTACCCGCCTAAAAATTTCATCGGTACCGATCAGTTTAAATACCGGTTGTTCACCAGCGATGGCTATGTAGAAGGGATTTGCACCATCACCATAACCGAATAA
- a CDS encoding ACP phosphodiesterase, with the protein MNFLAHISLSGDNPKIMVGNFIGDFVKGRNLLEQFEPEIARGIALHRAIDEFTDSHPIVTISKNRLRPTYRHYSAVIVDMFYDHLLAKNWERYSKEFLPDFAERNYRILEGFHTILPEGVKYMLPYMTKGNWLVNYARLEGIERALSGMARRSKYESKMELAVEDLKKNYDEFTQEFSIFYPELQKFSNDWLEQET; encoded by the coding sequence ATGAACTTCCTCGCGCACATCAGCCTTTCAGGCGACAACCCAAAAATTATGGTTGGCAACTTCATTGGCGATTTTGTAAAAGGAAGAAACCTGCTTGAACAATTCGAACCTGAAATTGCCCGTGGCATTGCGCTTCATCGTGCCATTGATGAGTTTACCGATAGTCACCCGATTGTGACCATTAGTAAAAACAGGCTGCGCCCCACGTACCGGCATTATTCAGCTGTGATTGTAGATATGTTTTACGATCACCTGTTGGCCAAAAACTGGGAACGCTATTCTAAAGAGTTCCTTCCCGACTTTGCCGAACGGAATTATCGAATTCTGGAGGGATTTCATACCATTTTGCCTGAAGGCGTAAAGTACATGCTTCCGTACATGACCAAAGGAAACTGGCTGGTGAACTATGCCCGGTTGGAAGGCATTGAGCGTGCGCTTTCGGGTATGGCCAGGCGATCAAAGTACGAATCAAAAATGGAACTGGCCGTAGAAGATCTCAAAAAAAATTATGACGAATTCACTCAGGAGTTTTCTATCTTTTATCCAGAACTTCAGAAGTTTTCAAATGACTGGCTGGAACAAGAAACGTAA
- a CDS encoding efflux RND transporter periplasmic adaptor subunit encodes MKPKSIIINIALLAIGLLLGWLIFRGEGSATHDHTSDTATEYTCSMHPQIRQQGPGKCPLCGMDLIPVSSASGSSNPHVHEMTPEAIALANIQTTKVKAASATNELNLTGKVKINEQQLSVVTAKFPGRIEKLFVNFEGQEVRKGEKLATVYSPELVTAQRELLEAKKMANISPQLYEAAKEKLRLWKISDRQIEQIEDSGQVTTTLDVFAETGGVVTKRQVALGDYVSTGSVLMEIANLSSVWVVLDAYESDMPWIKNGSALSFTTPALPGSSFNATIQYVNPVLNPETRSVDVRAVVPNSGNQLKPEMLVNATLQTKLKTTEKGLVVPASAVLWTGKRSVVYVKQSGTPPAFERRAVTLGARMKDLYLVESGLDEGEEVVSNGAFAVDASAQLSGNYSMMSAPETKSVEVPEAFRNQLTEVANKYFEVKNALVESNPLTAAEAAKEVVKALHSVDMKALKGEAHNEWMALLQPMEQGAKGISTKTDVDLQRKDFELLSDHLIEAVELFGISAEKAYRAYCPMAFDDKGAYWLSEFEDIKNPYFGSSMLRCGENREVFRKR; translated from the coding sequence ATGAAACCAAAATCAATCATTATCAACATCGCACTGCTGGCCATTGGGCTCTTGCTCGGCTGGTTAATTTTTAGAGGCGAGGGCTCTGCAACACACGACCACACCTCAGACACTGCAACGGAGTATACCTGCTCCATGCATCCACAAATCCGACAACAAGGTCCGGGAAAATGTCCGTTATGCGGGATGGATCTCATTCCTGTTTCCTCAGCAAGCGGCTCATCAAATCCGCATGTTCATGAAATGACGCCCGAGGCCATTGCGTTGGCAAACATTCAAACCACGAAAGTGAAGGCGGCTTCTGCGACCAACGAATTAAACCTTACCGGAAAGGTAAAAATCAATGAACAGCAACTTTCAGTAGTAACAGCCAAATTTCCCGGGCGTATTGAAAAACTATTTGTGAATTTTGAAGGGCAGGAAGTGCGCAAAGGCGAAAAGCTTGCAACAGTTTACTCACCCGAATTGGTTACCGCGCAACGCGAACTGTTGGAGGCCAAAAAGATGGCCAACATTTCTCCGCAGCTTTATGAAGCGGCTAAAGAAAAACTTCGCCTATGGAAAATAAGCGACCGGCAGATTGAACAGATCGAAGATTCCGGCCAGGTTACCACAACACTGGATGTGTTTGCTGAAACCGGGGGTGTGGTGACAAAACGCCAGGTGGCACTGGGCGACTATGTTTCAACAGGAAGTGTGTTGATGGAAATCGCCAACCTGTCGAGTGTGTGGGTAGTGCTGGATGCCTATGAAAGCGACATGCCGTGGATCAAAAACGGATCAGCATTGAGCTTCACTACTCCCGCTTTACCGGGCAGTTCGTTTAACGCTACCATTCAATATGTTAATCCGGTGCTAAATCCCGAAACCCGTTCAGTTGATGTGCGTGCCGTGGTGCCGAATTCCGGTAATCAGCTCAAGCCTGAAATGCTGGTGAACGCTACCCTTCAAACAAAATTAAAAACCACAGAAAAAGGGTTGGTCGTTCCGGCATCTGCAGTATTGTGGACGGGTAAACGCTCTGTGGTGTATGTAAAACAAAGTGGCACACCACCTGCATTTGAACGGAGGGCAGTGACCCTGGGTGCGCGTATGAAAGATTTGTACCTTGTTGAAAGTGGACTGGATGAAGGTGAAGAAGTGGTGAGCAATGGCGCGTTTGCCGTAGATGCTTCTGCTCAATTGAGCGGAAACTACAGCATGATGAGTGCACCTGAAACAAAATCCGTTGAGGTACCCGAAGCCTTTCGCAATCAACTAACCGAAGTAGCTAACAAATACTTTGAGGTTAAAAATGCGTTGGTGGAATCGAACCCGCTAACAGCAGCTGAAGCTGCCAAAGAAGTTGTGAAAGCACTTCATTCGGTTGATATGAAAGCATTGAAGGGAGAGGCACATAACGAATGGATGGCACTTTTACAGCCGATGGAACAAGGAGCCAAAGGCATCAGCACAAAAACAGATGTGGATTTACAGCGAAAAGATTTTGAACTTCTTTCCGATCACCTGATTGAAGCGGTAGAGTTATTCGGCATTTCTGCTGAGAAAGCATACCGTGCATATTGCCCCATGGCGTTTGACGACAAAGGCGCTTATTGGTTAAGTGAATTTGAAGACATTAAAAATCCGTATTTTGGCTCCTCGATGTTGAGATGTGGTGAAAACCGGGAGGTATTTAGAAAACGATAG
- a CDS encoding amidohydrolase family protein, translating into MKKLLFLALTFVSIQLVAQRTVIHCGNLIDGKSNDVQTQMTVIVENNLIVKVEKGFTKPGNSDKLVDLSKKTVMPGLIDLHVHLEGETNKDQALQRFTSNKADIAFRSTVFAKKTLMAGFTTVRDLGGSGVNISLRNAINQKLVVGPRIFTSGKSIGTTGGHADPTNGYREDLMGDPGPKEGVINSPEDARHAVRQRYKDGSDLIKITATGGVLSIAKDGSGPQFTDEELKAIIETARDYGMHTAAHAHGSEGMKRAVLAGITTIEHGTKMTEEVMDLMKQKGTYYVPTITAGKFVAEKAKEPGYYHPLVVPKALEIGPQIQSTFGNAYKRGVKIAFGTDAGVFPHGENGKEFGYMTEAGMPAMEAIKSATIVAAEVLGMKEKLGTIEAGKLADLVATDENPLKNIKTMEKVSFVMKDGVVYLQ; encoded by the coding sequence ATGAAGAAGCTGCTATTCCTGGCGTTGACGTTTGTGTCAATTCAACTTGTTGCGCAACGCACTGTAATTCATTGCGGAAACCTCATTGACGGAAAATCGAATGATGTGCAAACACAAATGACGGTAATTGTTGAGAACAACCTGATTGTGAAAGTGGAAAAGGGATTCACCAAGCCCGGAAATTCGGATAAGCTTGTTGACCTGAGCAAAAAGACTGTAATGCCCGGGTTGATTGATTTACATGTGCATCTTGAGGGCGAAACAAATAAGGATCAGGCGTTGCAGCGATTTACGTCAAACAAGGCTGACATTGCTTTTCGGTCAACCGTGTTTGCAAAGAAAACGTTGATGGCCGGTTTTACAACAGTACGGGATTTAGGCGGAAGTGGTGTGAATATTTCTTTGCGCAATGCCATTAATCAGAAGCTGGTGGTTGGTCCACGTATTTTTACTTCCGGTAAATCCATTGGCACAACCGGTGGTCATGCTGATCCAACCAATGGATATCGCGAAGATTTGATGGGTGATCCAGGCCCGAAAGAAGGCGTTATCAACTCACCTGAAGATGCGCGTCATGCAGTTCGGCAGCGTTATAAAGATGGAAGCGATTTGATCAAGATAACCGCAACGGGTGGTGTGTTGAGCATTGCCAAGGATGGATCGGGTCCGCAGTTTACGGATGAAGAGCTAAAAGCCATTATCGAAACCGCACGCGATTATGGCATGCACACCGCAGCGCATGCGCATGGATCAGAGGGCATGAAGCGTGCAGTGCTGGCAGGTATTACCACCATTGAGCACGGAACAAAAATGACGGAGGAGGTGATGGACCTGATGAAGCAGAAGGGCACGTACTATGTGCCAACCATTACGGCTGGAAAATTTGTGGCAGAAAAAGCAAAAGAGCCCGGATATTATCATCCGCTGGTAGTTCCAAAAGCATTGGAGATTGGTCCGCAAATTCAATCCACTTTTGGAAATGCGTACAAGCGTGGAGTGAAGATTGCGTTTGGCACGGATGCCGGTGTGTTTCCACACGGGGAGAACGGAAAAGAATTTGGCTACATGACGGAAGCGGGCATGCCTGCCATGGAAGCGATTAAATCGGCCACGATTGTTGCAGCAGAGGTATTGGGCATGAAAGAAAAACTTGGAACTATTGAAGCGGGTAAACTGGCCGATCTGGTTGCTACCGATGAAAATCCATTGAAAAACATTAAAACGATGGAGAAGGTGAGCTTTGTGATGAAGGATGGGGTGGTGTATCTTCAGTGA
- a CDS encoding DUF3347 domain-containing protein — MKTKTILMTAVVAVILAACGKTEKASTEEQTQAASTETNEALKVVLTGYFEVKNALVNDDAAKAKSAATALAASTGNYAEQLNEYVLAIGETDNIEEQREAFEALSISIYDLAKAGGAGLTVYKQYCPMAFDDKGAFWLSDEKQVLNPYFGASMLRCGSVQETIN, encoded by the coding sequence ATGAAAACAAAAACCATTTTAATGACTGCGGTAGTTGCCGTTATACTGGCAGCTTGTGGAAAAACAGAAAAAGCTTCAACAGAAGAACAAACTCAGGCTGCTTCTACGGAAACCAACGAAGCGCTGAAAGTTGTACTGACAGGATACTTTGAAGTAAAGAATGCATTGGTGAATGATGACGCAGCCAAGGCCAAGTCTGCCGCGACAGCACTTGCCGCTTCAACCGGAAACTATGCCGAACAGTTAAATGAATATGTTCTGGCTATTGGAGAAACCGATAACATCGAAGAACAACGTGAAGCTTTTGAGGCGCTTTCTATTTCGATATACGATTTAGCCAAAGCGGGCGGAGCCGGTTTAACCGTTTACAAACAATACTGCCCAATGGCATTTGATGATAAAGGTGCGTTTTGGTTAAGCGATGAAAAGCAAGTCTTGAATCCTTACTTCGGAGCATCCATGCTGCGCTGTGGCTCAGTGCAGGAAACCATTAACTAA
- a CDS encoding DUF2911 domain-containing protein — protein MRLIIYLVSFVILFSACQSKKESSENHEHHAVSPGTAEADTVKKSLPKETHAMIGDAHITIKYTAPVTKGRVIWGGLVPYNEVWVTGAHRATSFEINQAFNINGQSVPAGKYAIFTIPGEEKWIFILNKNWDQHLADDYNASEDVLRFEVTPERLAENQERLLYAIENISDSEANLQISWEKIRITIPLKF, from the coding sequence ATGCGACTCATAATTTACCTTGTCAGTTTTGTAATCTTATTCAGTGCCTGTCAATCGAAAAAGGAATCTTCTGAAAACCATGAGCATCACGCGGTCTCACCCGGAACCGCTGAAGCCGACACGGTAAAGAAAAGTCTCCCTAAAGAAACCCATGCGATGATTGGTGATGCACACATCACCATCAAATACACGGCACCGGTTACGAAAGGTCGGGTGATTTGGGGCGGCCTGGTTCCCTATAACGAAGTATGGGTTACAGGTGCACATCGCGCTACTTCTTTTGAAATCAACCAAGCCTTCAACATCAACGGGCAATCTGTTCCGGCTGGCAAGTATGCCATCTTCACCATACCCGGTGAAGAAAAATGGATATTCATCCTGAACAAGAATTGGGACCAGCATTTAGCCGATGATTATAATGCTAGTGAAGATGTTCTCCGTTTTGAAGTTACGCCAGAAAGGTTAGCAGAAAATCAGGAGCGTTTGCTGTATGCCATCGAAAACATTTCAGACAGTGAAGCTAACCTGCAGATCAGCTGGGAGAAAATCAGGATTACTATTCCGTTGAAATTTTAA
- a CDS encoding S41 family peptidase, with translation MKRPLLTLLASVSMILLVHAQNAELYFSSFPCVSPDGQTIVFTFDGDLWKVSAQGGSALRLTAMQGEETRAKFSPDGKWIAFTGSQNGNQDVYIMPSTGGEVKQLTFHEAYDHVDNWSWDSETIYFTSSRYSRFSGYKVSVNGGTPVRLFDHFFHTVHNMAEHPNGELFFSETWESKNQAYRKGYKGAYNPDIQSWNATTNTFKKYTDYNGKDMWPSIDKNGNVYFISDEGNGEYNLYTFKDGKKTALTTFPTSIRYPVVSADGSRVVFEKDFQIFSYDPKTNTSQKVNIQAILNTTAEKEKDFDVKDRIGYFDVSEDGKKMAFVSRGELFVSDIKGKIVQQITTHPLGRVLEVKWLADNKTLLYAQTSLNGFTNWYTIAADGTGKEKQLTNDAQNNRDITLNTDRTKGVYLSGRNDVRIIDLKTMQSETVVREELWGFQNSTPSFSPNGEYILFTAKRNFEEDIFLYNLLSKQLINLTNTGITERSPYWSPDGKYIYFTSNRYRPAYPYGLSEGRVYRVALEKFADDFKSDQYAKLFEEKPKEEPKKEDTKSKGKKEEPKPVAPAIKKYTIDLENILDRVELVSPNFGTQGNPVVFQKDEKTWVIYPSNHSENRFNLWLTTYEKFERPKNEKIDGATTGSAFIVKSSDKFYTLVGGNIHTLNLESKKTEKIDISYTFRRNLKDEFNQMFMETWANVKENFYNETFHGLDWDAKRDQYAAFLPHVRTRADLRTLITDLLGELNSSHTGFNSSGDEEKTFYTTRSLATGILFDEQKPYTVSSIVRYSSADKKGITVLPGDVLTKVNGESVDPAQNREQYFIKPSLDPEISLTFKRGSSEHTVKIQPQGYFEVNDLLYDEWIANNQRIVDEKSNKRIAYAYMKNMGQGELNKFLIDMTSEAHHRDALILDLRYNTGGNVHDNVLQFLSQRPYLQWKYREGKLTSQPNFTPAGKPIVLLTNEQSLSDAEMTTAGFKELKLGKVIGTETYRWIIFTSGKGLVDGSFYRLPAWGCYTLDGKNIEQEGVAPDIFVPMDFKDRLEKRDPQLNRAIEEILKELN, from the coding sequence ATGAAAAGACCCCTACTTACCCTGCTCGCATCTGTATCCATGATTCTATTGGTTCATGCACAGAATGCCGAATTGTATTTCTCTTCCTTCCCATGTGTAAGTCCGGATGGACAAACCATTGTATTCACCTTTGATGGTGATTTGTGGAAAGTGTCAGCTCAGGGCGGATCCGCATTACGCCTCACTGCCATGCAAGGGGAAGAAACACGCGCCAAATTTTCGCCAGACGGTAAATGGATTGCCTTTACGGGATCGCAAAACGGAAATCAGGATGTGTACATCATGCCATCAACCGGTGGTGAAGTAAAACAACTTACCTTTCATGAAGCGTACGATCATGTCGATAACTGGAGTTGGGATTCAGAAACTATCTACTTCACGTCATCACGTTACAGCCGCTTTTCAGGTTACAAGGTTTCAGTAAATGGAGGCACGCCTGTTCGGCTGTTCGATCACTTCTTTCATACGGTGCATAATATGGCCGAACATCCCAACGGTGAATTGTTTTTCAGCGAAACCTGGGAAAGTAAAAATCAAGCCTACCGGAAAGGATACAAGGGTGCATACAATCCGGATATCCAATCATGGAATGCGACCACCAATACGTTTAAAAAGTACACCGACTATAACGGTAAAGACATGTGGCCCTCTATCGACAAGAATGGAAATGTTTATTTCATTTCGGATGAAGGGAATGGTGAATATAATTTATACACCTTTAAAGACGGGAAGAAAACCGCGCTCACTACTTTCCCAACTTCCATTCGCTATCCGGTAGTAAGCGCTGATGGCAGTCGGGTGGTATTTGAAAAAGATTTTCAGATTTTTTCCTATGATCCAAAAACAAACACATCACAAAAGGTAAATATTCAGGCCATCCTGAACACCACGGCCGAAAAAGAAAAAGATTTTGATGTGAAAGATCGCATCGGCTATTTCGATGTATCGGAGGATGGAAAGAAAATGGCGTTTGTATCGCGGGGCGAATTGTTTGTGTCCGACATCAAAGGAAAAATTGTTCAGCAGATCACCACACATCCACTTGGCCGCGTGTTGGAAGTAAAGTGGCTGGCCGATAACAAAACGCTTTTGTATGCACAAACCTCGTTAAATGGTTTCACCAACTGGTACACCATTGCTGCGGATGGAACCGGAAAAGAAAAACAACTCACCAACGATGCACAAAACAACCGCGACATTACCCTGAATACTGATCGCACCAAAGGCGTTTACCTGAGCGGAAGAAATGATGTACGCATTATCGACTTAAAAACTATGCAAAGTGAAACGGTGGTGCGCGAGGAATTATGGGGATTTCAAAATTCAACACCTTCATTTTCACCCAATGGCGAATACATTCTTTTCACCGCCAAGCGAAATTTTGAAGAAGATATTTTCCTATACAATCTGTTATCCAAACAACTCATTAACCTGACGAACACCGGTATAACCGAACGCTCACCTTACTGGTCGCCTGATGGCAAGTACATTTACTTCACCTCCAACCGCTACCGTCCGGCCTATCCGTATGGCTTAAGTGAAGGACGCGTATACCGGGTTGCGTTGGAAAAATTTGCGGATGATTTCAAGTCGGATCAATACGCTAAACTATTTGAAGAAAAACCTAAAGAAGAACCCAAAAAAGAAGACACAAAAAGCAAAGGCAAAAAGGAAGAACCTAAGCCCGTTGCACCTGCAATCAAGAAGTATACGATTGACCTTGAAAACATTCTGGACCGTGTAGAATTGGTGAGTCCGAATTTCGGCACACAAGGCAACCCCGTGGTATTTCAGAAAGATGAAAAAACCTGGGTCATCTATCCATCAAACCACAGCGAAAACCGATTCAACCTTTGGCTCACCACCTATGAAAAATTTGAACGGCCCAAAAACGAGAAGATTGATGGTGCCACTACAGGATCAGCTTTTATTGTAAAATCGAGCGATAAGTTTTATACACTGGTTGGCGGCAATATCCACACCCTCAACCTGGAATCTAAGAAGACAGAAAAAATCGACATCAGTTATACCTTCAGAAGAAATCTGAAGGATGAATTCAACCAGATGTTCATGGAAACATGGGCCAACGTAAAGGAAAACTTTTACAACGAGACCTTTCACGGACTCGATTGGGATGCCAAGCGCGATCAATATGCTGCGTTTCTCCCCCATGTGCGCACACGCGCTGATTTGCGTACACTCATTACCGACTTGCTGGGCGAGCTGAACTCATCCCACACCGGCTTTAATTCATCAGGCGATGAGGAAAAAACATTTTATACAACACGTTCATTGGCTACGGGAATTCTATTTGATGAACAAAAACCGTACACCGTATCCTCCATCGTTCGCTATAGCTCAGCCGATAAAAAAGGAATTACTGTTTTGCCGGGCGATGTACTGACAAAAGTAAATGGTGAGTCGGTTGATCCGGCACAGAACCGTGAGCAGTATTTTATTAAGCCTTCACTCGATCCGGAAATTAGCCTGACGTTTAAACGCGGAAGCAGCGAACATACCGTAAAAATTCAACCGCAAGGTTACTTTGAGGTGAACGATTTGTTGTACGATGAGTGGATCGCAAACAATCAGCGCATCGTAGACGAGAAAAGTAACAAGCGAATTGCCTACGCCTACATGAAAAATATGGGGCAGGGTGAACTGAATAAATTTTTAATCGACATGACCTCTGAAGCGCATCACCGCGATGCCTTGATTCTGGATTTACGTTACAACACCGGTGGAAACGTTCACGATAACGTGCTGCAGTTTTTAAGTCAGCGGCCGTATTTACAATGGAAGTACCGCGAAGGCAAACTTACCTCACAACCCAACTTCACCCCTGCCGGCAAACCCATTGTACTCCTGACTAATGAACAATCACTCAGTGATGCCGAAATGACAACTGCAGGTTTCAAAGAATTAAAACTGGGAAAGGTAATCGGCACCGAAACCTATCGGTGGATCATATTCACATCTGGTAAGGGCCTGGTGGATGGATCGTTTTACCGATTACCCGCATGGGGTTGCTACACGCTCGATGGAAAAAATATTGAACAGGAAGGCGTGGCTCCGGATATTTTCGTGCCCATGGATTTTAAGGACAGGCTTGAGAAACGTGATCCACAACTGAATCGGGCGATTGAAGAAATTTTAAAGGAGTTAAATTAG
- a CDS encoding heavy metal transport/detoxification protein has protein sequence METLKFKTNIKCSGCIANVTPHLNETVGEGNWEVDLNNPAKVLTIADEADAAKIKEAVERAGYKAEQI, from the coding sequence ATGGAAACACTCAAATTCAAAACCAACATCAAATGTTCCGGCTGCATTGCCAATGTAACCCCACACTTAAATGAAACGGTTGGCGAAGGTAACTGGGAAGTTGACCTGAACAACCCCGCCAAAGTTCTGACGATCGCAGACGAAGCGGATGCCGCCAAAATAAAAGAAGCTGTGGAGAGGGCCGGCTATAAGGCTGAACAGATTTAA
- a CDS encoding RNA polymerase sigma factor gives MTELEIIQGCLANKASAQEKLYALFSRRMMAVCLRYTKSRTEAEDVFHEAFVKVFKNMHTWQGGSFEGWMRRIFVNTAINHYHQTRKYFDHVDASYAETMVASSDNIISTLSNQELMELINTMPEGYKLVFNLHAVEGYNHNEIADMLGIAEGSSKSQLSKAKAHLKKLIEVRLISAA, from the coding sequence ATGACGGAATTGGAAATCATACAGGGATGTTTAGCGAATAAAGCTTCGGCACAAGAGAAGCTCTATGCGCTTTTCTCCCGCAGAATGATGGCCGTTTGTTTGCGGTACACCAAATCGCGCACAGAAGCAGAAGATGTTTTTCATGAAGCCTTCGTTAAGGTTTTTAAAAACATGCATACCTGGCAAGGCGGATCGTTTGAAGGATGGATGCGCAGAATTTTTGTCAACACAGCCATCAATCATTATCACCAAACACGAAAATATTTCGACCATGTAGACGCATCTTATGCGGAAACGATGGTCGCGTCATCGGATAACATCATTTCTACCTTATCGAATCAGGAATTGATGGAACTGATTAACACCATGCCTGAGGGGTACAAGCTGGTGTTTAACCTGCACGCTGTGGAAGGATACAACCACAACGAGATTGCAGACATGCTTGGCATTGCGGAAGGAAGCTCAAAGTCACAGCTTTCAAAAGCAAAAGCGCATTTAAAGAAACTCATTGAGGTCAGATTAATTTCAGCAGCATGA